AAATCGTGACATCCACCCTGGTCGTTCTGGCCGGTATTCTGGCGTGGATCACCTTCATTCAGATTGGCTTCGGTGATGGTGCGAAAGAGACCATTCGCCTGTTCACCTGGATGTCGTCCGGCGGGTTCGAGGCCATCTGGTCAATCCGCCTCGACACCCTGTCGGCCGTCATGATGATCGTTGTGACGACGGTTTCCTCGCTCGTTCACATCTACTCCATCGGGTACATGCACGAGGATCCATCACGGCCGCGCTTCTTCGCCTATCTGTCGCTCTTCACTTTCGCCATGCTGACGCTGGTGACCGCGGACGACATGCTGCAGCTGTTCTTCGGCTGGGAGGGCGTGGGCGTCGCGTCCTATCTTCTCATCGGCTTCTGGCACCACAAACCGTCAGCCAACGATGCCGCCATCAAGGCGTTTGTCATGAACCGCGTCGGGGACGTCGGCCTCGCACTCGGTCTGATGACGATTTTTGCGGTGTTCGGGACGATCTCATTCGACGGCATTTTTGCGGCGCTCGAGGCCGGTATCGCCAACCCGGTTTGGACCGATGGCACGGTAACGCTGGATGCGCTGCGCTTCCCGTTCCTGGACCGTACCTATCCCATCCTTGATCTGATCGGTGTCCTTCTGTTCATCGGCGCTATGGGCAAGTCTGCGCAGTTCATCCTGCACACATGGCTGCCCGACGCCATGGAGGGCCCGACGCCTGTGTCGGCGCTCATCCACGCCGCGACCATGGTGACCGCCGGGGTCTTCCTCGTCTGCCGCATGTCGCATCTTTATGCCGAAGCGCCAGCCGCGTCGGCCATGGTGACTTTCATTGGCGCCACGACGGCATTTTTCGCGGCGACGATCGGTCTGGTGCAGACAGACATCAAACGCGTCATCGCCTATTCGACGGCCTCGCAGCTTGGCTACATGTTCTTCGCTGCCGGCGTCGGTGGTTATGGCCAAGCCATGTTCCATCTGACCACTCACGCCTTTTTCAAGGCGCTCCTGTTCCTTGGTGCCGGTGCGGTGATCCACTTCTCCCACCACGAGCAGGACATGCGTCGCATGGGCGGCCTGCGTGAACAGATGCCGGTAACCTTCATCATGATGCTGGCAGGCACTCTCGCCATTACGGGTGTCGGTATCCCGATGGTCACGTTCCTTGGCGCGCCGTTCGGCTTTGCAGGCTTTGTGTCGAAGGACATGATCCTCGAGGCTGCCTATGAGGGCATCACCGAGGGTCGCTCATTCGCGGTCTATGCGTTTGCCATGGGCCTCATCGCGGCCGTCATGACCGCGTTCTATTCCTGGCGCCTGATCTTCCTGACCTTTGACGGGAAGTGGCGTGCCCCTGAAGAGGTGCGCAAACACCCTCATGATGTACCGAACACGATGCTTCTGCCGATCGTGCCCCTGGCCATTGGTGCGATCATCGCCGGGATGGTGTTCTACAAGCCGTTCGTCGGCGGCGGCTCGAATGAGTTCTGGAACGGCGCGCTCTATGCGGAGAGCGCCCATGGTGAGATCGCGGGCCATGATGCGCCTGCTTCCCATGGCGGTGCGGCTGATCATACCGCGGACTCCGTGGCTCATGCAGCTGTCGAAGAAACGTCTCACGCCGAGGCATCTGATCACGGAGAGATGGAAAGCCACGGCGGTGAAGGTGAGCATGATGGACATCACTTCCCGGCCTGGGTGCTCTGGGCGCCCTTCATCGCTGGTGCGATCGGCTTTGTCCTGGCCCTGTTCCAGTACCGCCTGACGGACCGTCCACTACGCCGCGGCATGATCGGGGAGGGCGGCATGCTGTACGCCTTCCTGCAGAACCGTTGGTACATTGACGATCTCTATCGAAACATCTTCCTCAAACCCGCCAAGATCGTTGCGCGCTTCCTGTGGAAGAGCGGCGATGAGCGGACGATTGACGGACTTGGTCCCAATGGTCTGTCGGGCGTGACGGGCGGTATCTCCCGCCGGCTCGTCAAGCTGCAGTCTGGCCTAATGTATCATTATGCGTTCATCATGCTGATTGGATTGACGCTTATCCTCCTCTTCATTCTTCTCAGGAGCGCGTCGTGATCGAACAGAGCGTCGCTGACCTTCCCCTTCTCAGTATCCTGACATACCTGCCTTTGTCGGGTGTGGTCTTCATCCTGCTGCGGCAGTGGAGCGCCCGTGCCGATGAGCAGGATGGCGTTGCGCGGGCGGCCCGGTGGGTGGCACTGCTCGCAACGGCCTTCACCTTCGGTGTCTCTGTCTTCCTGTACTTCCAGTACGACCAGACGGCGACCGGCTTCCAGTTCGTCGAAGAAATGACCTGGTTCGGTGGATGTGGCGGCGATTTCGGCGGTGTCCTGAACGAATGTGCGCGGGAAGGCATCAAGTACAAGATGGGCGTCGACGGCGTGTCGATCCTCTTCATCGTGCTGACCACCTTCATCATGCCGATCTGTATTCTGGCCAGCTGGGATTCGATCAAGACGCGTGTCGCCGAGTACCTGATTGCGTTTCTGGTATTGGAAACGCTGATACTGGGCGTCTTCTCCGCGCTCGACCTGATGCTCTTCTACGTCTTTTTCGAAGGCTCCCTCATTCCGATGTTCCTGATCATTGGCGTCTGGGGATCAAAAGGGACGCGGACCTTGTTCGGACGTGAGATGCCAAGCCGGGTCTATGCGGCGCTCAAGTTCTTCCTCTACACGCTGCTCGGCTCGCTCTTCATGCTGGTCGCGCTCATCTACATGTATCTGACAGCGGGCACGACCGATGTGGTCCAGCTGATGCAGTATGATTTTGACCCTGACGTGCAGCGCTGGCTGTGGGTCGCCTTCTTCGCAAGCTTCGCCGTGAAAATGCCGATGTGGCCCGTTCACACCTGGTTGCCTGATGCACACGTTCAGGCACCGACGGCGGGTTCGATCCTGCTGGCTGCGATCCTGCTCAAGATGGGCGGTTATGGCCTCGTGCGGTTCTCGCTGCCGATGTTCCCTGATGCGTCGGTGTACTTTGCGCCGCTGGTGTTCACCCTTTCGGTCATTGCCATCATCTACACGTCTCTCGTCGCCTTTGCGCAGGAGGACATGAAGAAGCTGATCGCTTATTCGTCCGTGGCGCATATGGGCTTTGTGACCATGGGCATCTTTACCGGCACCCAGCAGGGCATTGATGGGGCCATGTTCCAGATGCTCAGCCACGGCTTTATCTCCGGTGCGCTCTTCTTCTGCGTTGGTGTTGTTTATGATCGCGTCCACACCCGTGAGATCGCGGCCTATGGCGGCCTTGTTCAGCAGATGAAATGGTTTGCCTTCTTCTTCCTGCTCTTCACCATGGGCAATGTGG
This genomic stretch from Parvularcula sp. LCG005 harbors:
- the nuoL gene encoding NADH-quinone oxidoreductase subunit L, which codes for MEALIVLLPLLGALLAKPVSTIGGPRAAEIVTSTLVVLAGILAWITFIQIGFGDGAKETIRLFTWMSSGGFEAIWSIRLDTLSAVMMIVVTTVSSLVHIYSIGYMHEDPSRPRFFAYLSLFTFAMLTLVTADDMLQLFFGWEGVGVASYLLIGFWHHKPSANDAAIKAFVMNRVGDVGLALGLMTIFAVFGTISFDGIFAALEAGIANPVWTDGTVTLDALRFPFLDRTYPILDLIGVLLFIGAMGKSAQFILHTWLPDAMEGPTPVSALIHAATMVTAGVFLVCRMSHLYAEAPAASAMVTFIGATTAFFAATIGLVQTDIKRVIAYSTASQLGYMFFAAGVGGYGQAMFHLTTHAFFKALLFLGAGAVIHFSHHEQDMRRMGGLREQMPVTFIMMLAGTLAITGVGIPMVTFLGAPFGFAGFVSKDMILEAAYEGITEGRSFAVYAFAMGLIAAVMTAFYSWRLIFLTFDGKWRAPEEVRKHPHDVPNTMLLPIVPLAIGAIIAGMVFYKPFVGGGSNEFWNGALYAESAHGEIAGHDAPASHGGAADHTADSVAHAAVEETSHAEASDHGEMESHGGEGEHDGHHFPAWVLWAPFIAGAIGFVLALFQYRLTDRPLRRGMIGEGGMLYAFLQNRWYIDDLYRNIFLKPAKIVARFLWKSGDERTIDGLGPNGLSGVTGGISRRLVKLQSGLMYHYAFIMLIGLTLILLFILLRSAS
- a CDS encoding NADH-quinone oxidoreductase subunit M; protein product: MIEQSVADLPLLSILTYLPLSGVVFILLRQWSARADEQDGVARAARWVALLATAFTFGVSVFLYFQYDQTATGFQFVEEMTWFGGCGGDFGGVLNECAREGIKYKMGVDGVSILFIVLTTFIMPICILASWDSIKTRVAEYLIAFLVLETLILGVFSALDLMLFYVFFEGSLIPMFLIIGVWGSKGTRTLFGREMPSRVYAALKFFLYTLLGSLFMLVALIYMYLTAGTTDVVQLMQYDFDPDVQRWLWVAFFASFAVKMPMWPVHTWLPDAHVQAPTAGSILLAAILLKMGGYGLVRFSLPMFPDASVYFAPLVFTLSVIAIIYTSLVAFAQEDMKKLIAYSSVAHMGFVTMGIFTGTQQGIDGAMFQMLSHGFISGALFFCVGVVYDRVHTREIAAYGGLVQQMKWFAFFFLLFTMGNVGLPGLSGFVGEILTMVGAFQVNTWVAALASLGVILSAGYGLRLYREVMFGPLIHENLKSLPDLNRRELGMLTVLAFMALYLGVHATPTLKVFEQGTTYVRDRLDSQIRVIEPAEDDHGSTDHASVSENVQ